The genomic stretch CGTCTTCGGCGTTTGTGTTGGTCGTGTAGCAGGCGAGGACTTCTTGCCAGAAGGGGAAGCAGCGAGAGGGGCCTGAGAAGGGGATTTGTTAGCGTTTGATTGGCGGGAGAGGGTGGAGGTGAGGTTTGGGTGAGCTGTTGGACTGTAGTGGAGAGCTTGGATGGAGACGGCGGAGATGTGCGGCAGGCCTGGAAGTGTATCGACGACTAGCGATATGAATAGACGTGAAGCGTTTCGTTGTTACTGCTGGGAGCATGCGCCGGGAGTCGGTATTGTGTGCTCGTTTCCATCGGCCTTTTGCAATGTCGTTGTTGTCGCAATCGTTCTATGCTCGCTGACACCCTCTACCTGCTATGCTGTAGAACCGGAAACCCATCCCTTTCCAGGCTCCTTCAATGTCCCATGAAGTCTCAGATATGCCCGCAGTCTCCTCATCTTGTGTTCGTAGTCGTTATCCGCAATTGTTCCGGGTTGGCTCGTCATTGTCGTGCCATTGCGCTCGCCTCCAAGCCTCGGCCGATCTCGCAAGCTTCTCTAGAGTCGGGCAGTTGATTCGCTATACGTACCACCAGCAAGTCCGTATCCTGAAGCCATTGTCGCGGTGTAAATGTGGGGTTCTTGAGCCGCGACTTGCAGTTGCTTCGCAGGTGAGGACGAGCTTGTGTTACGTCAGCAGCGCACGACCCACCTTCTTAGATGACATCTTCAGACGAAGGAAAGCACATTGATTTGACTGTCACAATTCATTTGGTTTCTGTATACAACAATTCTATCATACTAGTGATATGAATTTGTTGGCTGATAACCACGCGGGAAGGCCGTCGAGGCCATTCTTGTCGTTTACCTTGGTAGGCATCCTGCATGATTGACAGGTTGATACGGGCCTTTCGTTTGCCGCCCTGTCTTCACACGATGTGCGGGGCACAGCGACAGGCAAAAAAACTTGGCAGCTTTCTTCGTGTCTGCTCTCTAGCTTGGATCTAAGGCAGCAGCCTGTTACTCTCTTTGTTGCAGTAAATTGGGACCCCTATCTAAGTTCTATTCTCAGCCTTCCCAGAAGTCCAATGGAATCAAAGAAGCATTCGCCCAGTCGCTGCTCCGTCTGTTTTTCGTGGCAAACGGATGACATTGTTAGTGGAGATCTAACATTCTCCGATTCTATCACTACCTCATCTAAATATCTTATAGCCGCGGCAAAGAAAGGATGTAGAACTTGCGGTCTAGTCGTCGACGCCGTCTCGGCTTATACCGATAGCAAGTTCCGAGCCTCTGCTCGTCTTATCTCAATAAGTGAATTGAGGACGAGACGCTCGATTGAGATAAAGCTCAGTGAATACAGATACAAAGTGATACGTCTTGTGAGTATGTATCTCGAAAAATAACGCAAATGCGCATTTTTGAACTCACAGCGTATGTAGATCACGAATTACATCATTCTAAATGGAAGGGCGATGAGAGCGATACCTGGAAGATCATCAGACCCCGATCACTATCACATAACACATGTTCTGATGAAACATTGCGTCAAATTGCAGCATGGATTGCAGATTGTATCATACATCATGGATGCTGCAAAAGGAAGTCATCTGGTGTACTTCCAAAGAGGATCCTCAAGATAATGGCTGACAGCATCCATCTTCGAGAGCATCCCATGGGGTTGGCTGAATATGCATGTCTCAGTCATCGCTGGGGTTCAAAAGGCCCGGCGATCAAGCTCACAAGTCATACTGTGAAGAACCCAGAGATGgcaacaaacaaaacaaccaacatttgaggcatagatgttgattgactggctcatttcttagggctacagtttgtttgtttgagttgatgagactgaagagccaatttttggttggttgattgattgaatattgatagacttaaggttctgaagggacgtttctatgacaattctgcaggcggctcttcccacgttcctatcgcaaactcttccgtgagctcctcatcagtatgctttgctgctgttgtcgtgcttggtgttgtaaaacctgcacgagtccaccgttgcaagcacaccaaagcagccagtaactgcgcgccaattttccgcctttgtggctcaattatatcgccagttcccgcaaaaacgcgctcacaatcagagctggaggcgggtatagtcaacacgtcgatcgccaatcgtgaaagatgtggatacttcggcttcaacgataaccagtactgtacagctgttggaccctccttgtgttgatcagacgtccacataggctcttttaaccagctatcgtactcatcctccacctccaatgtatgctcgccgtcctcatctagtatagcgtcgatagcgtcgtcaaagctgctcatggtaggttttggcgcaggggttggtgttgtggcagcagcggcaggcttgtaggcagcccaaacccgcagaaacttcgcgtgcgcggtgctcaattgtgtaggtttgtcgcgccagaagcgcttagagtatgttttatatcgtggatgtagtgccgtagctgcgtagtaaatgggactttggaggatcttagtaaagtaattgctcgcttttcgcctcgcggctcgcaggttgatcgggatgtgatcttcgggcgcctcagatggctcgtggttgaccgattcgtatggccgaaggcgtgcatccagctcagttatcacactctcaaatactgggatgacctcgtagagtgcgccaaaacggccacacttgccgcggccttggaggcgatctgtagcaaacttgagcggctgcagtatcgccatgtactcagtaatcaccgcccagtcagccgccgtaaggccgtctgacctcatccaccgcggcacatcaggcagcttgtttcctctaatagctgcctgttcgtcagcctgttcagtctcgcgaatgtggtacgtggcgtatgcgttgatagcttgttggagctgaactccgcgcttaaagcagtcgtaatagctgttccaacgtgtaacacacggcttaattggctcgcgagtgccgccgctggcgcctgtgggcatgctgttaactgcctcgcgttggcaatcttcaaaaatactccactgcttcggcgtgttgatgtagttgataatatcaagatacacgccaagcggtccttctttccgccactccttcatgtaaaaatcctccatctttgtgttctccagggcgttgttatacgcgtcagcatccctcccgaacataatcgtttggccaacaaggttaagtatgtggcaagcgcagcggaggcggcgatcggaggcagaaaagtggtacatcgcggcgagtttgttaacagcggtgtcgttattgtaagcgttatcgagcacaaagtagccgagtttgctgcgattaatgctgaaggattgcaggattttggttacagcgtcagctatcgcctcaccagtgtgggcacccaccagctgcggcagcgcgatgggtaggtcaactatcgcgcccttactgttggcgtagtgagcaactacagaaaagaagccacgtttgccgccttttgtcgtccacccatcgaagcttatatgtaccttgctctcggcttcagccaacgcgcgcaccacctgaggccgtagccaactgtacaacctcatcacgaacgctgacacgctgttatgagacctccataacgccgcctctgcctcaggattagcaagcctgatcatcttgcgaaaagccggcgtctcaaactcgcggagtggtctgttgttgtcgaccagccagagcgcagctgcctgccgaaattcttgtacgtcgaagtttcctatagtcttgtacgcctctagactaaatttgacaccgcttagagctgcctgacgaagtgattgttgtccatgtttgcggagaggtttgcttaggattggaccatctttgctgagccgatgaccaggtttatcaagctggaggtgcccgttggcggcagtggttgacttcgttactcggtgtacaccattaggtagcttatgaatatgacagtacttgcacacaaagtacaactcatctgggtggtgagtaccctccttccagacacgccagccgtgttgaaaaatccagcttgccttgcctcgtggagtgctcagcggcgcgacaaacccctttaatcgcgaccaatcgacgccctcaaagtcgcgaaaatcgacgctcacagcgctatcctcctccaccgaagcctcagtggcagcgctagagaaagctaaaggctgtacaatagagtcctctggcttatcaaacattaactgcgactcccaggctggctcatcagtgagccgagaggcttgtgaggcagccaaaataggcagtggtgatgcccgccgagggcgctcctcgggttgttgtacaggcttacatggcggttcaatagcccgtgtgggcggctcgataacttgtgtaggcggctctgtaggcggatccggcgtactttctggcagctctatcggctgggttggctggctgccgtcacccaacagcgctttgagcgtaggtttgcgcgtacgttgtgctcgcttgaagggagtatcagcttcttcggcagcctcgggcttgcgttttgctggtatagagggcatggataaggctaaaagtaagccggagccgcgagaaagtaaggtgttgttaaatgttataagcctgatgtcagtagcactaggaatagaacatgtgtgaatcgtgttgtgtattgtgctacaggaattgagatctatgtctctgccagctagcgttgtgggcgctaagcctcgtacgtactagcctggagtgagtgagagatgggatggaacctaggtcatataacttacacgcgagtaggcttagtaagcaagatccaacactaagaattcgtcgttgagcagctatcccagaggcctcacctaggtatccccctccctcgcttactatcaaacaacaccaatcctatcaacattttgttctcaagattggttgattgattgacagaaatacagtggctaactgttggttagttggttggctccgaatcaaacaaatcaaacaacaatattgatgagatattgattaCTGACAACCTTGGAAGAACCTGACTGAGGGCTATCCGATATCCGAACTACCGAAGACATTCCGAGACGCGGTGCAGGTGTGCCAGTCCCTTGGTATATCGTATATTTGGATTGATGCGTTATGTAAGTCTAGTTGTTCTCATGTATCAGGCGGTTAATCATTGTATGGTGCACAGGCATCTTGCAAGATAGTAAGGAGGATTGGGAAGAAGCAGCTGCTACGATGGCCAACATCTACCAAAATTCACATGTCACAATTGCAGCTACGTTCGCGTGGAATAGCAATGAGGGTTTGTTCTCGAACCGTGATCCTGCGGCTCTTGCGAAGCGCCTAAAATTGCATCCTCATCTTCACGCCATGGAGGCACCAGTGCCCTTCCCTCACAATCTATCCGAGCAAAACCTGGATCTATGGCCACTACTTGCTCGGGCTTGGGTATATCAAGAACGTATGTTCTCTCCTCGTACTATACACTTTGGCAAATATCAAGTGTATTGGAGATGTGACCATTACTTTGCTTCAGAGGATGGTTGCGAAGATATGATATGGTCAAAAAAATCAGGACATCCTCTGTCGggacatgcgcgtacagccagcccggcgagtttttccgggccggaagcttggatcactagtta from Pyrenophora tritici-repentis strain M4 chromosome 1, whole genome shotgun sequence encodes the following:
- a CDS encoding Dimer-Tnp-hAT multi-domain protein codes for the protein MPSIPAKRKPEAAEEADTPFKRAQRTRKPTLKALLGDGSQPTQPIELPESTPDPPTEPPTQVIEPPTRAIEPPCKPVQQPEERPRRASPLPILAASQASRLTDEPAWESQLMFDKPEDSIVQPLAFSSAATEASVEEDSAVSVDFRDFEGVDWSRLKGFVAPLSTPRGKASWIFQHGWRVWKEGTHHPDELYFVCKYCHIHKLPNGVHRVTKSTTAANGHLQLDKPGHRLSKDGPILSKPLRKHGQQSLRQAALSGVKFSLEAYKTIGNFDVQEFRQAAALWLVDNNRPLREFETPAFRKMIRLANPEAEAALWRSHNSVSAFVMRLYSWLRPQVVRALAEAESKVHISFDGWTTKGGKRGFFSVVAHYANSKGAIVDLPIALPQLVGAHTGEAIADAVTKILQSFSINRSKLGYFVLDNAYNNDTAVNKLAAMYHFSASDRRLRCACHILNLVGQTIMFGRDADAYNNALENTKMEDFYMKEWRKEGPLGVYLDIINYINTPKQWSIFEDCQREAVNSMPTGASGGTREPIKPCVTRWNSYYDCFKRGVQLQQAINAYATYHIRETEQADEQAAIRGNKLPDVPRWMRSDGLTAADWAVITEYMAILQPLKFATDRLQGRGKCGRFGALYEVIPVFESVITELDARLRPYESVNHEPSEAPEDHIPINLRAARRKASNYFTKILQSPIYYAATALHPRYKTYSKRFWRDKPTQLSTAHAKFLRVWAAYKPAAAATTPTPAPKPTMSSFDDAIDAILDEDGEHTLEVEDEYDSWLKEPMWTSDQHKEGPTAVQYWLSLKPKYPHLSRLAIDVLTIPASSSDCERVFAGTGDIIEPQRRKIGAQLLAALVCLQRWTRAGFTTPSTTTAAKHTDEELTEEFAIGTWEEPPAELS